Proteins from a single region of Leuconostoc gasicomitatum LMG 18811:
- the udk gene encoding uridine kinase — MVQKPLVIGITGGSGSGKTTVSRELVRRLTADGSSAILLQQDSYYINQSEKPMSERILTNYDHPDAFETDLFVSDLRRLSRHESINKPIYDYEQYTRSQEVESVGPADVVIVDGVLLFNDARVRDLLDMKIFVDTDDDIRFLRRLERDIEERGRTVHGVIEQYLATVKPMYHQFVEPTKRYANIIVPEGGENLVAIDMLANQAKAMIKHAK, encoded by the coding sequence ATGGTTCAAAAACCATTAGTGATTGGTATTACAGGTGGATCTGGTTCGGGCAAGACAACGGTTAGTCGTGAACTAGTGCGCCGTTTAACAGCGGATGGTTCTTCTGCAATTTTGTTGCAACAGGATTCATATTATATAAACCAATCTGAAAAACCAATGTCTGAACGTATATTAACCAACTATGATCACCCAGATGCTTTCGAGACAGATTTATTTGTTTCGGATTTACGTCGCTTATCACGGCATGAATCTATCAATAAACCAATATATGATTATGAGCAGTATACACGTTCTCAAGAAGTTGAAAGTGTTGGGCCGGCGGATGTTGTAATTGTTGATGGGGTCTTACTATTTAACGATGCGCGTGTGCGCGATTTACTTGATATGAAAATTTTTGTTGATACAGATGATGATATCCGGTTTTTACGTCGCTTAGAACGTGATATCGAAGAGCGAGGTCGCACTGTTCATGGTGTGATTGAACAATACTTGGCGACTGTTAAACCAATGTACCATCAATTCGTTGAACCAACGAAACGCTACGCAAATATTATTGTCCCAGAAGGGGGCGAAAATTTAGTAGCAATTGATATGTTAGCAAATCAAGCCAAGGCAATGATTAAGCATGCTAAATGA
- the ccpA gene encoding catabolite control protein A, translating into MQKKNSATIYDVAHRVGVSLATVSRVVNGNSNVRDSTKRKVLDAIEELGYHPNAVARGLASKKTTTIGVVMPDITDVYYSELARGIDDVANMYHYDVLLTNTDEDPVRETMAVNNLASKQVDGIIFMGNELDHEVVNTISGVNAPVVLAGSVDSEKKLPSVNIDYVEAIKEAMEAVIKNGHDRVAIVTGPVEHAINGMHRLVGYKKALEEAQIEFDDSLLFSTHQDYAAGLQVAEKILATGATAALTYDDEVAVGIMNYLRDHGKKVPEDFEIITSNDTKFTIITRPQITSIGQPKYDIGAVAMRMLTKLMNNETIELTQVKLPHTLERRGTTLN; encoded by the coding sequence ATGCAGAAAAAAAATTCAGCAACAATTTATGATGTCGCCCACCGTGTCGGCGTATCTTTAGCAACAGTTTCTCGAGTTGTTAATGGTAATAGTAATGTACGAGACTCAACAAAGCGTAAGGTTTTAGATGCAATTGAGGAACTTGGTTATCATCCCAATGCTGTTGCACGTGGGCTGGCATCGAAAAAAACAACGACAATTGGTGTTGTTATGCCAGACATAACCGATGTTTATTATTCGGAATTAGCGCGTGGCATTGATGACGTGGCAAATATGTATCATTATGATGTGCTGTTAACAAATACTGATGAAGATCCAGTACGTGAAACAATGGCTGTGAATAATTTGGCAAGTAAGCAAGTTGATGGTATTATTTTCATGGGAAACGAGCTGGATCATGAAGTTGTTAATACAATTTCTGGAGTCAATGCACCAGTTGTTTTGGCAGGCTCTGTTGACAGTGAAAAAAAATTACCAAGTGTCAACATTGACTATGTAGAAGCCATTAAAGAGGCCATGGAAGCGGTCATTAAAAATGGTCACGATCGTGTGGCCATCGTGACCGGACCAGTAGAACATGCAATTAACGGCATGCATCGTTTAGTCGGCTATAAAAAGGCACTTGAGGAAGCGCAAATAGAATTTGACGACTCTTTACTGTTTTCAACGCATCAAGATTATGCGGCAGGCCTTCAGGTTGCTGAAAAAATTCTGGCTACGGGTGCGACAGCAGCGCTTACATATGATGATGAGGTTGCAGTTGGTATCATGAACTATTTGCGTGATCATGGTAAAAAAGTTCCTGAAGACTTTGAAATTATCACATCAAACGACACTAAATTTACGATTATAACACGGCCACAAATCACTTCAATAGGACAACCTAAGTATGATATTGGTGCTGTTGCTATGAGAATGCTGACAAAGCTAATGAATAATGAAACGATTGAGCTCACACAGGTTAAACTACCGCATACTTTAGAACGACGTGGCACGACACTTAATTAA
- a CDS encoding MurR/RpiR family transcriptional regulator, with amino-acid sequence MSRNIIAQLRAQKKQFNTTENKLIDYVIRETNLAGESTIQELSLGSGVSTATISRFAKKVGFDSFRDFSVALASTPVSTTSDFFGEITDEDDTAAIGQKVFAGATNALNATINNLTPALLDDASHYLIQAKRVGFFGIGGSSIVAFNAYHKFLRTPLDVIAHPDYDIQLMQAVKLDADDAAVVISHSGRNKDTLLIAQKLKENGVKVIAITSFADSPLSKIADLVLLSLAEEINFRSESMSSLIAQITIIDTLFTIVGSQLSKNTQNVVDTMRNVIEETRSH; translated from the coding sequence ATGTCACGCAACATTATAGCGCAACTTCGTGCTCAAAAAAAACAATTCAATACAACCGAAAACAAATTAATTGATTATGTCATTCGAGAAACTAATCTTGCAGGAGAGTCAACTATTCAAGAGCTTTCTCTTGGATCCGGTGTGTCTACTGCAACTATTTCTCGTTTTGCAAAAAAAGTTGGCTTCGATTCTTTTCGTGATTTTTCTGTTGCGTTGGCAAGCACACCAGTATCAACGACATCTGACTTTTTTGGTGAAATTACTGATGAGGATGATACTGCAGCGATTGGACAAAAAGTTTTTGCTGGCGCAACTAATGCACTAAATGCGACCATTAATAATTTAACACCTGCCTTGCTAGATGATGCCAGCCATTACTTGATTCAAGCTAAACGTGTTGGTTTTTTTGGCATAGGCGGCTCGTCTATTGTAGCTTTTAATGCTTACCACAAGTTTTTACGTACGCCACTTGATGTTATAGCACATCCTGATTATGATATCCAACTGATGCAAGCAGTCAAATTAGATGCAGATGATGCTGCAGTTGTCATTTCTCACTCAGGTCGTAATAAAGATACCTTACTTATTGCTCAAAAACTAAAAGAAAACGGCGTTAAAGTGATTGCAATCACTTCTTTTGCTGATTCACCTTTATCTAAAATAGCTGATCTAGTTTTACTCTCACTTGCTGAAGAAATCAATTTTCGAAGTGAATCTATGAGTTCTCTTATTGCTCAAATTACTATTATTGATACTTTATTTACAATTGTCGGTTCACAATTATCTAAAAACACACAGAATGTTGTTGATACTATGCGCAATGTTATTGAAGAAACACGTTCACACTAA
- a CDS encoding SprT family protein — protein sequence MTQYELQVLVMQISKKYFGLPFKHIARFNTRLKTTGGRYLLVSHDLEFNLKMANLPEFEGIVKHELVHYHLHIQQRGYQHKDLDFKKLLAQVGGSRFAPSLKQEQIRQCFWLYCCENGHNMTRKRRFQEKNYCCGQCGGKIRFLGQTSNK from the coding sequence ATGACACAATATGAACTGCAAGTACTTGTCATGCAAATTTCAAAAAAATATTTTGGGTTGCCATTCAAGCATATTGCAAGATTTAATACACGGTTAAAAACGACCGGGGGTCGCTATTTATTGGTCAGTCATGATTTGGAATTTAATTTAAAAATGGCTAATTTACCAGAATTTGAAGGTATCGTTAAACATGAATTAGTTCATTATCATTTGCACATACAACAACGAGGATATCAACATAAAGATTTAGATTTCAAAAAATTACTTGCACAAGTGGGTGGGTCACGCTTTGCGCCATCTTTAAAACAGGAACAAATAAGACAATGTTTTTGGCTATATTGCTGTGAAAATGGACATAATATGACACGAAAACGACGTTTTCAAGAAAAAAATTATTGCTGTGGTCAGTGTGGTGGAAAAATACGCTTTCTGGGCCAAACTAGCAATAAATGA
- a CDS encoding aminopeptidase P family protein, which yields MNEEKIVTLTTWLEGKALTGAIITDFHSIAYLSGFESDPIERVLALVLFSGKPPFLFGPALEVNSMKESGWRFQAFGYEDHENPWEKLVTHIKDATSGQSFALEADNLSISRYHALQSAYPSASFNSDITDQINHLRLIKTPSEIKHMVAAGHDADRAFDIGFRTLTEGISELAVAAKIEYDLKKSGVPAMSFDTLLQFGDHAADPHGATSTRPLQQGDMALFDLGTMTEGYASDATRTVAFGDVSSQAKEIHAVTLEAQLAAQSQAKIGMTASELDKIARDIIIKAGYGDYFVHRLGHGLGSSVHEFPSIMAGNDLILQEGMVFSIEPGIYIPGVAGVRIEDSGYMSHDGFVSYTHTSKELLKF from the coding sequence ATGAATGAGGAAAAAATAGTAACATTAACAACTTGGCTTGAAGGAAAAGCACTTACTGGCGCTATAATAACTGATTTTCATAGCATTGCCTATTTATCCGGATTTGAGTCAGATCCTATTGAACGTGTACTGGCACTCGTACTCTTTTCAGGAAAGCCACCTTTTTTATTCGGTCCGGCCTTGGAAGTCAACAGCATGAAAGAGAGTGGTTGGCGTTTTCAAGCATTTGGTTATGAAGATCACGAAAATCCTTGGGAGAAACTTGTAACTCATATCAAAGATGCAACATCAGGTCAGTCTTTTGCACTTGAAGCCGATAACCTATCAATTTCACGCTATCATGCGCTACAATCGGCTTATCCATCAGCCTCGTTCAATAGTGATATTACTGATCAAATTAACCATCTAAGGCTGATTAAAACCCCATCAGAAATTAAGCATATGGTTGCTGCTGGTCATGATGCAGATCGTGCATTTGACATTGGGTTCCGCACATTAACTGAAGGCATCTCAGAATTAGCAGTTGCAGCAAAAATAGAATATGATCTCAAAAAATCTGGCGTCCCTGCCATGAGTTTTGATACATTACTACAATTTGGTGATCATGCTGCCGACCCTCATGGCGCCACCTCAACACGTCCCCTACAACAAGGAGATATGGCACTGTTTGATTTAGGTACAATGACAGAAGGCTATGCTTCTGACGCCACTCGTACAGTAGCCTTTGGAGATGTCAGCAGCCAGGCTAAAGAAATTCATGCAGTGACACTAGAAGCCCAGCTAGCCGCCCAATCACAAGCAAAAATCGGCATGACTGCTAGCGAACTGGATAAAATTGCGCGTGATATCATTATTAAAGCAGGTTATGGTGACTATTTTGTACATCGTCTAGGTCACGGTCTTGGATCATCTGTTCATGAATTTCCATCAATCATGGCTGGCAATGATCTTATACTACAAGAAGGCATGGTTTTTTCAATTGAACCAGGTATTTATATTCCAGGTGTTGCTGGCGTCCGAATTGAAGATTCAGGCTACATGAGCCATGATGGCTTTGTTTCCTATACTCATACATCTAAAGAATTATTAAAATTTTGA
- the budA gene encoding acetolactate decarboxylase produces MTSLYQHGTLAMLMGKQLQGTITAGELLKHGDTGMGTLTGLNGEVIILEGQVYQAQSDGQVNHITDLDTLLPFASIHFYKPTQTLPFDQVDFETLSDKLKSAQLQNIFSSVKFHADFSRMHVRIAPQQVPPFPNLLEVATNQPEFEVADISGTLMGYYAPEIFNGPTAAGWHLHFLSDDKSFAGHVLDFSAINVSGTLQIFDEFVQHFPIENTGFRGMSLDIDGLHAGIEASEGGKQ; encoded by the coding sequence ATGACTAGTTTATATCAACATGGTACGTTAGCAATGCTTATGGGTAAACAGCTTCAGGGAACAATAACAGCTGGTGAACTTTTAAAACATGGTGACACGGGTATGGGTACACTGACTGGACTCAATGGCGAAGTAATTATTTTAGAAGGTCAAGTTTATCAGGCACAAAGTGATGGCCAAGTTAATCATATTACAGACTTAGACACGTTATTACCATTTGCATCAATTCATTTTTATAAGCCAACCCAAACTTTACCCTTTGATCAGGTTGATTTTGAAACACTGAGTGATAAATTAAAATCAGCACAATTACAAAATATTTTTTCATCAGTTAAATTTCATGCTGATTTTTCGCGGATGCACGTTCGCATTGCGCCACAACAAGTACCACCATTTCCAAACCTATTAGAAGTTGCCACAAATCAACCAGAATTTGAGGTGGCAGATATATCAGGTACTTTAATGGGTTATTATGCACCTGAAATATTTAATGGACCAACAGCAGCTGGCTGGCATTTACATTTTTTGTCCGATGATAAATCTTTTGCGGGACATGTTTTGGATTTTTCGGCAATCAATGTGAGTGGTACCTTACAAATATTTGACGAATTTGTGCAGCATTTTCCAATTGAAAATACGGGCTTTCGAGGCATGTCACTTGACATAGATGGTTTACATGCTGGGATTGAAGCCAGTGAAGGAGGAAAACAATAA
- a CDS encoding GAF domain-containing protein encodes MSEIQRNTPLISQLLDTWIKGETSEEYTLANYANAAAIIFQNVSAVNWAGFYLYHSETNTLALGPFLGKPATALITPEKGVVGKAFTTQETIVVPDVRAFSGHIVCDVDSNAEIVIPITTANGQKIGVLDIDSTELSRFGKQEQTDLEHFVQTLLQYVNAI; translated from the coding sequence ATGTCAGAAATTCAAAGAAATACGCCGTTAATTTCGCAGTTATTAGACACGTGGATCAAAGGTGAAACTAGTGAGGAATATACTCTTGCTAATTATGCTAATGCTGCCGCAATTATATTTCAAAACGTTTCTGCAGTGAATTGGGCGGGATTTTATTTGTATCATTCAGAAACGAATACGTTAGCTTTAGGGCCGTTTTTAGGCAAACCAGCCACTGCTCTGATTACACCTGAAAAAGGTGTTGTGGGCAAGGCATTTACTACGCAGGAAACAATTGTTGTACCAGATGTGCGTGCTTTTTCTGGACATATTGTATGTGATGTTGATTCAAATGCAGAAATTGTGATACCAATTACCACTGCAAACGGTCAAAAAATTGGTGTTTTGGATATTGATTCAACAGAACTCAGTCGATTTGGTAAACAAGAACAGACTGACTTAGAACATTTTGTTCAAACATTGTTACAGTACGTCAACGCTATTTAG
- a CDS encoding acyl carrier protein codes for MAMEKEAIYNMMADEIAERFNIKRSAVTPDLNFLTDIDADSIDFVELILEVEDMFNISISDEDSENLITLQQTVDYIVAHQI; via the coding sequence ATGGCTATGGAAAAAGAAGCAATCTATAATATGATGGCTGACGAGATTGCAGAACGTTTCAATATAAAACGTTCTGCCGTTACACCTGATTTAAATTTTTTGACTGACATTGATGCAGATTCTATTGATTTTGTTGAATTGATTTTGGAAGTTGAAGATATGTTTAATATCAGCATTTCAGACGAAGATTCAGAAAACTTAATCACATTGCAACAAACTGTTGATTATATTGTGGCACATCAAATTTAA
- a CDS encoding CPBP family intramembrane glutamic endopeptidase — protein MLDLTHEPQPKYFFQRMINFIIVTLLIMIAPVLLGIATLQNSVARQVFFVLLMFLIYGVIGYYAYRLLKKTTIKPIFHKPNIRYWQHIWFIMGAFLVMIVLETTINLLRIKLTGVSTTANQTAIEKLTSNLNVTMVGVVIYGVFLAPIVEEIIFRGLVINYFFRRSWWWASIILSGLLFAFPHMGQIPTNLADLLSYLIYTSMGIVLAVVYKKTGNLQDSIMIHFINNAITMLPLLIMAISKAM, from the coding sequence TTGCTTGATTTAACGCACGAACCGCAACCAAAATATTTTTTTCAAAGAATGATAAATTTTATTATTGTCACTTTGTTAATCATGATAGCGCCAGTACTATTAGGTATTGCAACATTACAAAATTCTGTTGCACGACAAGTATTTTTTGTCCTGCTAATGTTTTTAATATATGGTGTAATTGGTTATTACGCTTATCGCTTGTTAAAAAAAACCACGATAAAACCTATTTTCCATAAACCAAATATAAGATATTGGCAGCATATTTGGTTTATTATGGGTGCTTTTCTTGTCATGATAGTTTTAGAAACAACTATTAATCTTTTACGAATAAAATTAACCGGTGTTTCGACAACGGCAAACCAAACAGCTATTGAAAAATTAACTTCAAATTTGAATGTGACGATGGTTGGTGTGGTTATATATGGGGTTTTTTTGGCACCTATTGTTGAAGAAATCATTTTCCGAGGGCTAGTCATTAATTATTTTTTTCGCCGATCATGGTGGTGGGCCAGCATTATTTTATCCGGCCTGTTATTTGCCTTTCCACATATGGGCCAGATACCGACCAACCTGGCTGATTTATTGAGTTATTTGATTTATACGAGTATGGGTATAGTGCTGGCGGTGGTATACAAAAAAACTGGTAACTTACAAGATAGTATCATGATTCATTTTATCAATAATGCTATTACAATGTTACCACTGCTCATTATGGCAATTAGTAAGGCTATGTAA
- a CDS encoding acyltransferase family protein, protein MGKRRYITGFDGLRAIAVIGVILFHLMPTKIIGGWLGVPLFFVLSGYLITDLLIQEYDKTQFIAPIKFYIRRLKRLYPALVCMLLISTTIILLFDQQLIYNLRHVLITNLCYVYNFWAINNGQSYFQQFGGASPFTHLWSLSIEGQFYFVWPFVVWGVLKLRFKKTYVFLSLLLLSGISAILMAVLYQPDAINRVYYGTDTRLFAVLLGSALAFIWPSTALRPVVNNKARNLLNSTGTISLIIMIGGFLWLNGQKNGTYQGLMYLFTIVITVLIAVVAHPASWFSKIFDNRFLNYLGKRSYSIYLYQLPVFVFYEKFVPNYKTSFLNMMIEILIVLGISELSYRYVEKFFRYTKSFKNIAHWFVASRNRFFGGVIVILIYMLFLGNGIIDHRAGIALPETKLQKTLKKNEIEVAKRNAMAEKEGQTSTSKKQKKATLTTDQKNIVSTYGLKSEQYLAFKDLPFKAVGDSVMLDAAPYLQEVNNNMVVDAEVGRQSYQTPQIIEQLAKNGKLAPNMLIGLGTNGDIKRTDLDQIMKIFGKKRQVYWMNNFVQSRSWQDENNKMLLEAAKYYPNLHVINWFELAEQHTDWFADDGVHPGAVGDRNYVRLLVEKVSHVNHIK, encoded by the coding sequence ATGGGAAAAAGACGTTACATTACAGGCTTTGATGGGTTACGTGCGATTGCAGTTATTGGTGTGATACTCTTCCATCTGATGCCAACTAAAATTATTGGGGGCTGGCTGGGTGTGCCACTTTTTTTTGTGCTCTCAGGATATTTAATCACAGATCTTTTGATTCAAGAATATGACAAGACTCAGTTTATTGCACCTATAAAATTTTATATTCGACGACTAAAACGTCTCTATCCGGCTTTGGTTTGTATGTTACTGATCAGTACTACAATTATTTTGTTGTTTGATCAACAACTTATTTACAACTTGCGACATGTATTGATTACTAATCTTTGTTATGTGTATAATTTTTGGGCTATTAATAATGGGCAATCATATTTTCAGCAATTTGGTGGTGCTTCACCGTTTACACATTTGTGGTCATTATCAATCGAAGGACAATTTTATTTTGTTTGGCCGTTTGTTGTGTGGGGTGTGTTGAAGTTGCGCTTTAAAAAGACATATGTTTTTCTATCTTTGTTGCTTCTTTCAGGAATAAGTGCGATTTTAATGGCTGTTTTGTATCAACCAGATGCAATCAATCGCGTATATTATGGCACAGATACACGGTTATTTGCAGTTTTGCTAGGATCTGCGTTAGCATTTATTTGGCCATCAACTGCATTACGACCAGTAGTAAATAATAAAGCGCGAAATTTACTTAATAGTACAGGAACCATTTCATTAATAATTATGATTGGTGGGTTTTTGTGGCTAAATGGGCAAAAAAATGGGACTTATCAAGGTTTAATGTATCTGTTCACTATTGTGATTACTGTTTTAATCGCAGTTGTTGCGCATCCAGCTTCGTGGTTTTCAAAAATATTTGATAACAGATTCTTAAATTATCTTGGTAAACGCAGCTACAGTATCTACCTTTATCAATTACCAGTATTCGTTTTTTATGAAAAATTTGTGCCAAACTATAAAACATCTTTCTTAAACATGATGATTGAGATATTAATAGTTCTTGGTATTAGTGAGTTGAGCTATCGATATGTTGAGAAATTTTTCCGTTACACCAAGTCATTTAAAAATATCGCACATTGGTTTGTAGCATCACGTAATCGCTTTTTTGGTGGTGTCATTGTTATTTTGATATATATGTTGTTTCTAGGAAATGGGATAATTGATCATCGTGCGGGCATTGCGTTACCAGAAACAAAATTACAAAAAACATTGAAAAAGAATGAGATTGAAGTGGCTAAGCGCAATGCAATGGCTGAAAAAGAAGGGCAGACATCTACCTCTAAAAAACAAAAAAAGGCAACATTGACAACTGATCAAAAAAATATTGTGTCAACTTATGGTTTAAAATCAGAACAATATCTTGCTTTTAAAGATTTGCCATTTAAAGCAGTTGGGGATTCCGTTATGCTAGATGCGGCGCCTTATTTGCAAGAAGTAAACAATAATATGGTAGTTGATGCCGAAGTTGGTCGGCAATCTTATCAGACGCCTCAAATTATTGAGCAATTAGCTAAAAATGGGAAACTTGCGCCAAACATGTTGATTGGATTAGGAACAAATGGCGACATTAAACGGACAGATTTAGACCAAATAATGAAGATTTTTGGTAAAAAACGACAAGTTTATTGGATGAATAATTTTGTCCAGAGCCGTTCATGGCAAGATGAAAATAACAAAATGCTATTGGAAGCTGCAAAATATTATCCAAATCTACATGTGATTAACTGGTTCGAACTTGCTGAACAACACACTGACTGGTTCGCTGATGATGGCGTGCATCCAGGCGCAGTAGGCGATCGTAACTATGTGCGCTTACTAGTGGAGAAAGTTAGCCACGTAAATCATATTAAATAA
- a CDS encoding Cof-type HAD-IIB family hydrolase, producing the protein MIQLILSDLDETLLNDDGSIHQKNIDAIQKFTQNGGYFVPNTGRSYKSVTGTLNTLGLNQARQYVVSYNGGAIIAIEPDGKEEVVAQHNMSLDLAKKIFELGQIQDDVDTHIYTLDKLFIYNISPADKQYMSERQVPYTEITSDDLTFLANEKPIMKVIFEHSEPAVRQKIADNVTNELALSVLLTFSSNRYVEFNPKGVDKGVTGLELADILHIDHANTAALGDNLNDAAQIKAAGVGVAVANAKQEIKDIADVILTTTNNDAAVADFIENYVI; encoded by the coding sequence ATGATTCAGTTGATTTTATCCGATCTTGATGAAACACTATTAAACGATGATGGATCCATCCATCAAAAAAATATTGATGCGATTCAAAAGTTTACGCAAAATGGTGGTTATTTTGTGCCAAATACTGGGCGGTCATATAAATCAGTTACTGGAACGTTGAACACGTTAGGTTTAAATCAGGCAAGACAATATGTTGTGTCATATAATGGTGGGGCAATTATTGCTATTGAACCTGATGGTAAAGAAGAAGTTGTTGCCCAGCACAATATGTCGCTTGATTTAGCAAAAAAAATTTTTGAGCTTGGGCAAATTCAAGATGACGTTGATACACATATTTACACATTAGATAAATTATTTATTTATAACATCTCACCTGCTGATAAGCAATATATGAGCGAACGACAAGTACCATATACTGAAATAACGAGTGATGATTTAACTTTTTTAGCTAATGAAAAACCAATTATGAAAGTTATTTTTGAACATAGTGAGCCAGCCGTACGGCAAAAAATTGCTGATAACGTAACAAATGAGTTAGCGCTATCAGTTTTGCTGACATTTAGTTCAAACCGTTATGTTGAATTTAATCCTAAAGGGGTCGATAAGGGTGTAACTGGATTAGAATTGGCAGATATACTACATATTGACCATGCTAATACAGCTGCTTTAGGGGATAATTTAAATGATGCTGCACAAATTAAAGCAGCAGGTGTCGGCGTTGCTGTTGCCAACGCCAAACAAGAAATTAAAGATATTGCTGATGTTATATTAACAACGACTAACAATGATGCGGCAGTTGCTGATTTTATTGAGAATTATGTGATTTAA
- the plsX gene encoding phosphate acyltransferase PlsX encodes MKIAIDAMGGDFAPLEIVKGIEQARDRYKDIAFQLYGTENKVKPLVQNWERIELIPTTEVIEMGDEPVKAMRRKKDSSMVQAAMAVKEGRADALFSAGNTGALLSSAIFLIGRIKGVDRPALASALPSFDGPHDQFVFMDLGANAENKPSHLYQYGILGSFYATHVLGIKNPRVRLLNNGAEEDKGDEIHKTAHMLMKNAPSFNFIGNIEARELLEGTADVVVADGFSGNAALKATEGTALMMLKQIKNAIISSGIKGKIGGALLKPAFREVQKKLDYNEAGGAVILGVKAPVVKTHGSAKANAVANTMGQIKTMIDNQLVLDIQTYITAHKEELQSGKEVLHAQLTD; translated from the coding sequence ATGAAAATAGCAATAGATGCAATGGGTGGTGATTTTGCGCCACTAGAAATTGTTAAAGGTATTGAACAAGCACGCGATCGCTATAAAGATATTGCATTTCAGCTGTATGGTACAGAAAATAAGGTTAAGCCCTTAGTCCAAAATTGGGAACGCATTGAATTGATTCCAACGACTGAGGTCATAGAGATGGGTGACGAGCCTGTGAAGGCGATGCGCCGTAAGAAGGATTCATCGATGGTACAGGCTGCTATGGCTGTTAAAGAAGGCCGTGCAGACGCATTATTTAGTGCTGGCAATACAGGTGCGCTATTATCAAGTGCAATTTTCTTGATTGGTCGCATCAAAGGTGTTGATCGTCCTGCACTAGCATCAGCATTGCCAAGTTTTGATGGGCCTCATGATCAATTTGTGTTTATGGATTTAGGCGCAAATGCAGAAAATAAACCATCACATTTATATCAATATGGCATTTTGGGCAGCTTTTACGCAACACATGTCTTAGGTATCAAAAATCCGCGTGTTCGACTGCTCAATAATGGGGCAGAAGAAGATAAAGGTGATGAAATTCATAAAACAGCACATATGTTAATGAAAAATGCACCATCATTTAATTTCATTGGTAATATCGAAGCACGTGAATTACTTGAAGGTACCGCTGATGTTGTGGTTGCTGATGGCTTTTCAGGTAATGCCGCTTTGAAAGCAACAGAAGGTACAGCATTAATGATGTTGAAACAAATTAAAAATGCTATTATATCCTCTGGTATTAAAGGTAAAATCGGCGGTGCGTTGCTTAAACCAGCCTTTCGAGAGGTTCAAAAAAAGTTGGATTACAATGAAGCTGGTGGTGCTGTGATTTTGGGCGTCAAAGCACCAGTGGTTAAGACACATGGTTCAGCAAAAGCGAACGCTGTGGCTAATACTATGGGACAAATCAAGACAATGATTGATAATCAATTAGTGCTAGATATACAGACGTATATCACAGCACACAAAGAGGAACTCCAATCTGGTAAAGAAGTGCTGCATGCACAACTCACTGATTAG